A window of the Gossypium hirsutum isolate 1008001.06 chromosome A05, Gossypium_hirsutum_v2.1, whole genome shotgun sequence genome harbors these coding sequences:
- the LOC107958707 gene encoding EIN3-binding F-box protein 1: MPALVNYSGDDDFYNGGSFYTNSTDLGRLCSISSQVDVYCPPRKRTRISAPFHFGEAEVEQNKQPSIDVLPDECLVEIFKRISGGKERSSCACVSKHWLMLLTSIRKGEYESSKVVKENFGSNSGDVEMILSEEDDGYLTRCLEGKKATDMRLAAVAVGTSGHGGLGKLSIRGSSSSRGVTNFGLSAVARGCPSLKVLSLWNVPRVGDEGLCEIAKECHLLEKLDLCQCPHLSNKGLIAIAANCPNLTALSIQSCPKVGNEGLQAIGKLCPKLQSISIKDCPLVGDHGVSSLLSSASSVLSKVKLQGLSITDFSLAVIGHYGKSVTNLMLSGLQNVSEKGFWVMGNAQGLQKLVSFTIASCWGVTDVSLEAIGKGCANLKQMCLRRCCFVSGDGLVAFAKSAGSLECLQLEECNRVTQSGVIGVLSNCGLKSLTLVKCMGIKDISLEAPLSSSCNSLKSLSIRNCPGFGTASLAMVGRLCPQLQHVDLSGLCAITDAGLLPLLENCEAGLVKVNLSGCLNLTDEVVLHLTKLHGATLELLNLNGCRRITDASLAAAAENCVFLSDLDVSSCAITDVGIAALSHAEQLNLQVLSFSGCSGVSNKSMTFLKKLGKTLVGLNLQHCNSISTQTIELLVESLWRCDILF, from the exons ATGCCTGCTCTTGTTAATTACAGTG GTGATGATGATTTCTATAATGGAGGGTCCTTTTATACAAATTCTACAGACTTGGGTAGATTGTGTTCAATCAGTTCCCAAGTTGATGTGTACTGCCCGCCTCGTAAAAGAACGCGTATTAGTGCCCCATTTCACTTCGGAGAAGCTGAGGTTGAGCAGAATAAGCAACCATCGATCGATGTCCTCCCTGATGAATGCCTTGTTGAGATCTTTAAACGCATTTCTGGGGGTAAAGAAAGGAGCTCCTGTGCTTGTGTCTCTAAGCACTGGCTTATGCTTCTGACCAGCATTCGCAAGGGTGAATATGAGTCATCAAAGGTGGTCAAGGAGAACTTTGGTTCGAATTCGGGTGATGTTGAGATGATCTTATCCGAGGAAGATGATGGGTATCTGACAAGGTGCTTAGAAGGGAAGAAAGCAACTGACATGAGGCTTGCTGCGGTGGCGGTTGGAACAAGTGGTCATGGTGGTTTAGGAAAGCTTTCTATTAGGGGAAGCAGCTCTTCACGTGGAGTAACTAATTTCGGGCTGTCTGCCGTAGCACGTGGTTGTCCTTCTCTAAAGGTACTTTCTTTGTGGAATGTCCCGCGTGTTGGAGATGAAGGTCTGTGCGAGATAGCTAAAGAATGCCATTTGTTGGAGAAGCTTGATCTTTGCCAGTGCCCCCACCTTTCAAACAAGGGGCTAATTGCCATCGCTGCCAACTGCCCTAATTTGACTGCGTTGAGCATCCAATCTTGCCCAAAGGTTGGTAATGAGGGCCTCCAAGCTATCGGAAAGCTTTGCCCCAAGCTGCAGTCCATCTCTATCAAGGACTGCCCACTTGTTGGGGATCATGGAGTTTCAAGCCTGTTGTCATCAGCATCTTCCGTCCTTTCAAAGGTTAAGCTTCAGGGTTTGAGCATCACGGATTTTTCTCTTGCTGTGATCGGGCACTATGGCAAGTCTGTGACTAATCTAATGCTGAGTGGTCTACAAAATGTGAGCGAGAAGGGATTTTGGGTGATGGGTAATGCTCAGGGTCTGCAAAAGTTGGTCTCTTTTACAATTGCTTCTTGCTGGGGGGTAACTGATGTGAGTCTTGAAGCCATTGGAAAGGGATGCGCTAACCTGAAGCAGATGTGCCTTCGCAGGTGTTGCTTCGTTTCTGGTGATGGATTGGTGGCCTTTGCCAAGTCTGCTGGTTCTCTTGAGTGCTTGCAGTTGGAGGAGTGCAACAGGGTCACTCAATCCGGGGTTATCGGTGTTCTCTCAAACTGTGGGTTGAAATCTCTTACCCTAGTAAAATGTATGGGAATTAAGGATATATCCTTGGAAGCTCCTTTGTCTTCCTCTTGCAATTCCCTTAAATCCTTGTCTATAAGGAACTGCCCAGGATTCGGAACAGCCAGCCTGGCTATGGTGGGCAGGTTGTGCCCTCAGCTTCAGCACGTAGACCTGAGCGGACTTTGCGCCATTACAGATGCAGGTCTTCTGCCTCTTCTAGAGAATTGCGAGGCAGGACTTGTGAAAGTGAATCTGAGCGGCTGCTTAAACTTGACCGATGAGGTCGTTTTGCACTTGACCAAGCTACATGGCGCAACCCTCGAGTTGCTTAATCTCAACGGTTGCAGGAGGATTACTGATGCAAGTTTGGCAGCAGCTGCAGAAAATTGTGTTTTCCTCAGCGACTTGGATGTGTCAAGTTGTGCAATCACCGATGTAGGTATTGCAGCCTTGTCTCACGCAGAGCAACTCAACTTGCAAGTCCTTTCGTTTTCAGGTTGTTCAGGAGTATCAAACAAAAGCATGACCTTCCTAAAAAAATTGGGCAAGACCCTGGTGGGGTTGAATCTCCAGCACTGCAATTCAATCAGCACCCAAACCATTGAGCTGCTCGTGGAAAGCTTGTGGAGATGCGACATCCTTTTCTAA
- the LOC107958705 gene encoding uncharacterized protein, translated as MVTVHRMITTWVTDLLDCMCGCFGCCTKPTPIIAVDEPTKGLRIRGRRVRKPSISDDFWSSSTYELENSALQSQRSLSSISASNPTLSQCSSSSGIVNPSDFVNQGLIVWNQARLQWIGSNRPRNHTRQSRQPRLSSNASYESLLGTRNPFPRPILLSEMVDFLVEVWEEEGLYA; from the exons atggtcACTGTTCATCGTATGATCACTACTTGGGTAACTGACCTTCTTGATTGCATGTG TGGTTGTTTCGGATGCTGCACTAAACCCACACCGATTATTGCTGTGGATGAGCCAACAAAAGGATTGAGAATTCGAGGGCGTAGAGTGAGGAAGCCTAGCATTTCTGATGATTTTTGGAGCAGCAGCACGTATGAATTGGAAAACAGTGCCCTCCAATCTCAAAGGAGCTTGTCATCAATTAGTGCATCAAACCCAACTCTAAGCCAATGCAGTAGCAGCAGTGGCATTGTCAACCCATCTGATTTTGTAAATCAGG GTCTTATTGTCTGGAATCAGGCCAGACTCCAATGGATTGGAAGTAATAGGCCTAGGAACCATACTCGACAAAGTCGACAGCCCAGATTAAG TTCGAATGCATCTTATGAAAGTTTACTTGGGACCAGGAATCCATTCCCACGACCGATTCTTCTTTCC GAAATGGTTGATTTTCTGGTGGAAGTATGGGAAGAAGAGGGATTGTATGCTTGA